From one Octopus bimaculoides isolate UCB-OBI-ISO-001 chromosome 1, ASM119413v2, whole genome shotgun sequence genomic stretch:
- the LOC106878030 gene encoding uncharacterized protein LOC106878030, whose product MPFNNKKFQRQVSEIFIHISGKGHQQLNTEKSSLTSCSSEIKETKIFGHYTKNKIKRPRCLLRLSLVPFKQMTKENIEIRQLVQRGFVLIMSICQLKYADTFQTESWYFLNGSVLYCSLYICLHKIDAIFPETDVFIFLRRIYYALEYIHQNGFIHGNITSHAIQIMDTYSVKLSYFEYVHVKEKAVKWTTGDSWRWMSPETLLRKQSSLKSDVFSFCCVCLEYFSNCLPWDKRSQLFVKKHYINGNSFPQEKFSVPTEIKECFSNGLATKKHQRKFNIHQLETVMKSRANRTFEANMNNVQIKLNYPNVLKSRYSNQVELTRQQLKLMKTPSKSIHTKNFAILNRKSCDGNTSNNSNKTGFNRIQTDSVKFLIKYFENRSIPNTNSTYFNSKNLRRRTLSSCNHSATMNSPENLQVSKATLIMESPSDNVYISNRTNQKTPSQNLTSLEELQTPKNTLPGILNAKISHSDIVDQAIRINNLVYLRRQSCVSQKLTFKNSSPENSLFSEYSATDCNFVTASTEHFDIERGFLGNQMSTDSSIRRKSFPIYSSTSKTHYPRLNQDYNRNLNFKFSHSFAKISPEQRPETSKIQKTETNQKTCAVKNYVKSQVNRWESSPREHSIKSQGINLKSNFNYARDKDIHLKIDGWENKTKI is encoded by the exons ATGCC GTTCAATAATAAAAAGTTTCAAAGACAAGTGTcggaaattttcattcacatatcaGGGAAGGGACACCAGCAACTTAACACTGAAAAGTCGAGCTTAACTTCATGTTCttcagaaattaaagaaacaaaaatatttggacACTACACAAAGAATAAAATCAAGCGG ccaCGATGTCTTCTACGTCTATCGTTAGTTCCATTTAAACAAATGACCAAAGAAAATATCGAGATACGACAACTTGTTCAACGAGGATTCGTCCTAATCATGTCCATCTGTCAATTGAAATATGCTGATACATTCCAAACTGAGAGTTGGTATTTTCTGAATGGAAGTGTTCTATATTGCTCATTGTATATTTGTCTCCATAAAATTGATGCTATATTTCCAGAAACGGACGTTTTCATATTTTTGCGTCGGATTTATTATGCACTTGAATATATCCATCAAAATGGTTTTATACACGGAAATATAACATCACATGCTATTCAG ATTATGGATACTTACAGTGTGAAGCTAAGTTATTTTGAGTACGTGCACGTTAAGGAAAAGGCAGTCAAGTGGACCACTGGTGATTCGTGGAGGTGGATGTCACCAGAGACTCTACTAAGAAAGCAGTCAAGTTTAAAATCTgatgtttttagtttttgttgtgtgtgtttagaatATTTTAGTAATTGTCTTCCATGGGACAAACGTTCACAGCTTTTTGTGAAGAAACATTACATCAACGGCAATAGTTTCCCACAAGAAAAGTTTTCTGTCCCAACTGAAATTAAAGAATGCTTTAGCAACGGTCTGGCAACTAAAAAGCatcaaagaaaattcaatattCATCAGTTAGAAACGGTCATGAAATCGAGAGCGAATCGTACATTTGAAGCTAATATGAACAATGTTCAAATAAAATTGAACTATCCTAATGTTTTGAAATCGAGATACTCAAACCAAGTCGAATTAACCCGGcaacaattaaaattaatgaagacCCCTTCGAAAAGCATTCATACTAAGAATTTTGCAATTTTGAATAGGAAGTCATGCGATGGTAATACATCTAACAATAGTAACAAAACTGGTTTTAATCGTATTCAAACCGATTCAGTAAAATTTCTAATCAAGTATTTTGAAAATCGTTCAATTCCAAATACTAACTCCACGTATTTTAATTCGAAGAACTTGCGTCGAAGAACCCTTAGCTCGTGTAACCATTCCGCCACTATGAATTCTCCAGAAAATCTTCAAGTAAGTAAAGCGACTTTAATCATGGAAAGTCCAagtgataatgtatatattagcaacagaacaAACCAGAAAACTCCATCACAAAACTTGACTAGTTTAGAAGAGTTGCAGACACCTAAAAATACTTTACCAGGAATCCTGAATGCCAAAATTAGTCATTCAGATATCGTAGATCAAGCGATAAGAATCAATAACCTCGTATATTTGCGCCGGCAAAGTTGTGTGTCTCAAAAATTAACTTTTAAGAATTCTTCTCCAGAAAACTCACTGTTTTCGGAATATTCTGCAACAGACTGTAACTTTGTGACAGCATCAACGGAACATTTTGATATTGAGAGAGGTTTCCTTGGAAACCAAATGTCGACTGACTCATCTATTAGACGCAAGAGTTTCCCAATTTATAGTTCTACATCTAAAACGCACTACCCCAGACTAAATCAAGATTATAATCGAAATTTGAACTTtaaattttctcattcatttgcCAAAATCAGTCCTGAACAAAGGCCAGAAACcagtaaaatacagaaaacagaaaCTAACCAAAAGACTTGTGCAgtcaaaaattatgtaaaatcaCAAGTGAATAGATGGGAGAGCTCTCCTCGTGAACATTCAATTAAATCGCAAGGAATTAATTTGAAATCTAACTTTAACTATGCGAGAGATAAAGATATTCACTTAAAAATTGACGGGTgggaaaacaaaacgaaaatctAA